From Schistocerca cancellata isolate TAMUIC-IGC-003103 chromosome 6, iqSchCanc2.1, whole genome shotgun sequence, a single genomic window includes:
- the LOC126190624 gene encoding translation elongation factor 2, producing MVNFTVDEIRVMMDKKRNIRNMSVIAHVDHGKSTLTDSLVSKAGIIASAKAGETRFTDTRKDEQERCITIKSTAISMFFELEDKDLTFITNPDQREKGEKGFLINLIDSPGHVDFSSEVTAALRVTDGALVVVDCVSGVCVQTETVLRQAIAERIKPVLFMNKMDRALLELQLEAEELYQTFQRIVENVNVIIATYSDDSGPMGEVRVDPSKGSVGFGSGLHGWAFTLKQFSEMYAEKFKIDVVKLMNRLWGENFFNPKTKKWSKQKEVDNKRSFCMYVLDPIYKVFDSIMNYKKEEAASLMQKLNIELKPEDREKDGKALLKVVMRTWLPAGEALLQMIAIHLPSPVVAQKYRMEMLYEGPHDDEAAVGVKNCDPNAPLMMYISKMVPTSDKGRFYAFGRVFSGKVATGMKARIMGPNYIPGKKEDLYEKAIQRTILMMGRYVEAIEDVPSGNICGLVGVDQFLVKTGTITTFKDAHNMRVMKFSVSPVVRVAVEPKNPADLPKLVEGLKRLAKSDPMVQCIIEESGEHIIAGAGELHLEICLKDLEEDHACIPIKKSDPVVSYRETVSEESDQMCLSKSPNKHNRLFMKAVPMPDGLAEDIDSGEVNPRDEFKARARYLSEKYEYDVTEARKIWSFGPDGTGPNLLLDCTKGVQYLNEIKDSVVAGFQWATKEGVLAEENMRGVRFNIYDVTLHTDAIHRGGSQIIPTTRRCLYACVLTAQPRLMEPVYLCEIQCPEVAVGGIYGVLNRRRGHVFEEMQVAGTPMFVVKAYLPVNESFGFTADLRSNTGGQAFPQCVFDHWQILPGDPLESGTKPYGVVQDTRKRKGLKEGLPDLTQYLDKL from the exons ATG GTGAACTTCACGGTAGATGAGATTCGTGTGATGATGGACAAAAAGCGGAATATCCGCAATATGTCCGTCATCGCACACGTGGATCACGGAAAATCAACACTGACAGACTCCCTGGTGTCAAAAGCTGGTATTATTGCAAGTGCTAAAGCTGGTGAGACACGGTTTACAGATACGAGGAAAGATGAACAAGAACGCTGCATTACCATCAAATCAAC TGCAATATCTATGTTCTTCGAGCTTGAAGACAAAGACTTGACTTTCATCACAAACCCTGATCAGCGAGAGAAAGGAGAGAAGGGCTTTCTTATTAACCTGATAGATTCTCCTGGACACGTAGATTTCTCAAGTGAAGTAACTGCAGCTCTCCGTGTTACTGATGGTGCCTTGGTTGTTGTGGATTGTGTGTCAG GTGTGTGTGTACAGACTGAGACTGTTTTGCGTCAAGCAATTGCTGAACGAATTAAGCCTGTCCTGTTCATGAACAAGATGGACCGTGCCCTCCTTGAGCTGCAGTTGGAGGCTGAGGAATTGTACCAGACATTCCAGCGTATTGTAGAAAATGTGAATGTCATTATTGCCACTTACAGTGATGATTCTGGTCCCATGGGTGAAGTGAGA GTAGATCCCAGTAAAGGAAGTGTTGGCTTTGGGTCAGGATTGCATGGTTGGGCCTTCACTCTAAAGCAGTTCTCAGAAATGTATGCTGAAAAGTTTAAGATCGATGTAGTAAAGCTAATGAACag GTTGTGGGGTGAGAATTTCTTCAATCCAAAGACAAAGAAATGGTCAAAACAGAAGGAAGTGGACAACAAGCGTTCTTTCTGCATGTATGTCCTGGATCCAATTTACAAG GTATTTGATTCAATCATGAACTATAAAAAAGAGGAAGCTGCAAGTCTCATGCAGAAGCTGAACATTGAACTTAAACCTGAAGATAGGGAAAAAGACGGCAAGGCCCTCCTCAAG GTTGTGATGAGGACCTGGCTCCCAGCAGGTGAAGCTTTGCTTCAGATGATAGCAATTCATCTGCCATCTCCTGTGGTTGCACAGAAATACAGAATGGAAATGTTGTATGAAGGTCCCCATGATGATGAAGCAGCAGTTGGTGTCAAG AACTGTGACCCCAATGCCCCATTGATGATGTATATATCAAAAATGGTGCCAACATCTGACAAAGGTCGTTTCTATGCCTTTGGTCGTGTCTTCTCTGGAAAG GTTGCAACTGGCATGAAGGCACGCATAATGGGACCCAACTATATTCCAGGAAAGAAGGAAGACTTGTATGAGAAAGCAATTCAGAGAACAATTCTCATGATGGGCCGTTACGTTGAAGCGATTGAAGATGTTCCAAGTG GAAATATCTGTGGTTTGGTTGGTGTTGATCAATTCTTGGTGAAGACTGGCACAATTACCACATTTAAGGATGCACATAATATGAGAGTTATGAAATTCAGTGTATCTCCTGTTGTGCGGGTAGCTGTGGAACCGAAGAACCCTGCAGATCTACCAAAGCTTGTGGAAG gTTTGAAGCGCCTTGCAAAATCAGACCCCATGGTGCAATGTATCATTGAGGAGTCTGGTGAACACATCATTGCAGGAGCTGGCGAACTGCACTTGGAAATTTGTCTGAAG GATCTTGAGGAGGACCATGCTTGTATTCCCATTAAGAAGTCTGATCCTGTAGTGTCCTATAGGGAGACTGTTTCTGAAGAGTCAGATCAGATGTGCCTTTCAAAGTCGCCCAACAAGCACAACAGGCTTTTTATGAAGGCTGTCCCAATGCCAGATGGCCTTGCAGAAGACATTGACAGT ggaGAAGTAAACCCACGTGATGAGTTCAAGGCTCGCGCTCGTTATTTAAGTGAAAAGTATGAGTATGATGTTACTGAAGCCCGTAAGATCTGGTCATTTGGACCTGATGGAACTGGTCCAAATCTGTTGTTAGATTGTACTAAAGGTGTCCAATACCTGAATGAGATAAAGGATTCTGTTGTTGCTGGGTTCCAGTGGGCTACGAAGGAG GGTGTGCTTGCAGAAGAAAACATGAGGGGGGTGAGGTTTAACATCTATGACGTCACCCTTCACACAGATGCTATACACAGAGGTGGCAGCCAAATTATTCCAACAACAAGACGATGTCTGTACGCTTGTGTCCTTACCGCTCAACCTAGATTGATGGAGCcagtgtacctttgtgaaattcAG TGCCCAGAGGTTGCAGTTGGTGGAATCTATGGTGTGCTTAATAGGCGACGTGGCCATGTATTTGAAGAAATGCAGGTAGCTGGTACACCCATGTTTGTTGTGAAGGCATATCTTCCTGTAAATGAGTCTTTTG GATTCACTGCTGATTTGAGAAGTAATACTGGTGGCCAGGCATTCCCACAGTGTGTATTTGACCACTGGCAGATCCTTCCAGGTGACCCACTGGAAAGTGGTACCAAGCCATATGGTGTTGTGCAG GACACACGTAAGAGGAAAGGGCTGAAGGAGGGTCTCCCTGACCTTACGCAATACTTGGATAAATTGTAA